Proteins encoded within one genomic window of Actinoplanes octamycinicus:
- a CDS encoding multifunctional oxoglutarate decarboxylase/oxoglutarate dehydrogenase thiamine pyrophosphate-binding subunit/dihydrolipoyllysine-residue succinyltransferase subunit, producing the protein MSTQQTSQDNPLADFGPNEWIVDEMYQRYLADPTSVDPAWHDFFADYKPAMATQGSIATPDEATAANATKSAAKAGTDAPAAATVAPAKPVTPPAPAKKPEPAKAAPAKPAAQAAPAGAKTTPLRGVAAKIVQNMEASLQVPTATSVRAVPAKLMIDNRIVINNHLSRGRGGKVSFTHLIGWALVRAVVAHPEMNNIYAEIDGKPTLVQPEHVNLGIAIDLAKKDGSRTLVVPSIKACEEMDFRQFHQAYEDVVRRARRNELTMDDYSGTTISLTNPGGIGTVHSIPRLMNGQSAIIGVGALEYPAPYSGMSDETLTDHGVSKVTTLTSTYDHRVIQGAQSGEFLKVMHELLLGGHDFYDEIFTSLRIPYEPVRWVRDVARTSEGQIDKAARVIELIHAYRVRGHLMADTDPLEFIIRKHPDLDVLQHGLTLWDLDRTFPVGGFAGKQKMKLRDVLGVLRDTYCRRVGIEYMHIQDPEERRWIQERIEVKYTKPDTDEQKHILLRLNRAEAFETFLQTKYVGQKRFSLEGGESLIPLLDAVLQSSAEAGLDEMVIGMAHRGRLNVLTNIVGKPYEKLFNEFEGWMDPKSAHGSGDVKYHLGQTGKYTTPDGEHSTTVSVVANPSHLEAVDPVLEGIVRAKQDRLDLGLHGYTVLPVLVHGDAAFAGQGVVAETLNLSQLRGYRTGGTVHVIVNNQVGFTTAPEYSRSSMYSTDVARMIQAPIFHVNGDDPEAVVRVAKLAFEYRQAFNKDVVIDMICYRRRGHNEGDDPSMTNPRMYQIIDTKRSVRKLYTEELIGRGDITVQDAEEQLRDYQSRLEEVFKATRDTVKNPPRPHIIAEEPEPQVETKVDADTVRAVGQAHIELPDGFTPHKRVQQLLDRRAKMSSDGGIDWGFGELIAFGSLLAQGVTVRLAGQDSRRGTFTSRHAAIVDSKTGKDFLPISTLATGNARFFVHDSLLSEYAAMGFEYGYSVENPDALVLWEAQFGDFVNGAQSIVDEFLSSGEVKWGQQSSLVLLLPHGMEGQGPDHSSGRPERFLQLCAQDNMRVANPTTPANYFHLLRRQALSSKRKPLVVFSPKSLLRHKLAVSGVSDFTQGGFQPVLGDAGINGQPLDAGSVKRVLLCSGKVYYDLFQARADRGITDTAIIRMEQIYPLPVDELKAILAQYPNAEDFAWVQEEPANQGAWSFVALNLLEHLEGVRLRRISRPAAAAPAVGSAKMHEAEQQALIEASLPRP; encoded by the coding sequence GTGTCGACGCAGCAGACTTCGCAGGACAATCCACTCGCGGATTTCGGTCCCAACGAGTGGATCGTCGACGAGATGTATCAGCGATACCTGGCCGATCCGACCAGCGTCGACCCCGCTTGGCACGATTTCTTCGCGGACTACAAGCCGGCGATGGCCACCCAGGGCTCGATCGCGACGCCGGACGAGGCGACCGCGGCCAACGCGACGAAATCGGCCGCCAAGGCCGGCACGGACGCGCCGGCCGCGGCCACGGTGGCCCCGGCCAAGCCGGTCACCCCGCCCGCCCCGGCGAAAAAGCCGGAGCCGGCCAAGGCGGCCCCGGCCAAGCCCGCGGCCCAGGCGGCGCCGGCCGGCGCCAAGACCACGCCGCTGCGCGGCGTCGCCGCCAAGATCGTGCAGAACATGGAGGCCTCGCTCCAGGTCCCGACCGCCACCTCGGTGCGCGCGGTGCCGGCGAAGCTCATGATCGACAACCGCATCGTGATCAACAACCACCTCTCTCGCGGGCGGGGCGGCAAGGTCAGCTTCACCCACCTGATCGGCTGGGCCCTGGTCCGCGCGGTCGTCGCGCACCCGGAGATGAACAACATCTACGCCGAGATCGACGGCAAGCCCACCCTGGTCCAGCCGGAGCACGTCAACCTGGGCATCGCCATCGACCTGGCCAAGAAGGACGGCTCGCGCACCCTGGTGGTGCCGTCCATCAAGGCCTGCGAGGAGATGGACTTCCGGCAGTTCCACCAGGCGTACGAGGACGTGGTCCGCCGCGCCCGGCGCAACGAGCTGACCATGGACGACTACTCCGGGACCACGATCTCGCTGACCAACCCGGGCGGCATCGGCACGGTCCACTCGATCCCCCGCCTGATGAACGGGCAGAGCGCGATCATCGGCGTCGGCGCCCTGGAGTACCCGGCGCCGTACTCGGGGATGAGCGACGAGACCCTGACCGACCACGGCGTCAGCAAGGTCACCACGCTGACCAGCACCTACGACCACCGGGTCATCCAGGGCGCGCAGTCCGGCGAGTTCCTCAAGGTGATGCACGAGCTGCTGCTCGGCGGGCACGACTTCTACGACGAGATCTTCACCTCGCTGCGGATTCCGTATGAACCCGTCCGCTGGGTGCGCGACGTGGCCCGGACCTCCGAGGGCCAGATCGACAAGGCCGCCCGGGTGATCGAGCTGATCCACGCGTACCGGGTGCGCGGCCACCTGATGGCCGACACCGACCCGCTCGAGTTCATCATCCGCAAGCACCCCGACCTGGACGTGCTCCAGCACGGGCTGACCCTGTGGGACCTGGACCGGACCTTCCCGGTCGGCGGCTTCGCCGGCAAGCAGAAGATGAAGCTGCGCGACGTGCTCGGCGTGCTGCGCGACACCTACTGCCGCCGGGTCGGCATCGAGTACATGCACATCCAGGACCCGGAGGAGCGCCGCTGGATCCAGGAACGCATCGAGGTCAAGTACACCAAGCCGGACACCGACGAGCAGAAGCACATCCTGCTCCGGCTCAACCGCGCCGAGGCCTTCGAGACGTTCCTGCAGACCAAGTACGTCGGGCAGAAGCGGTTCTCGCTGGAGGGCGGCGAGTCGCTGATCCCGCTGCTGGACGCGGTGCTGCAGTCCTCCGCCGAGGCGGGCCTGGACGAGATGGTGATCGGCATGGCCCACCGCGGCCGGCTGAACGTGCTCACCAACATCGTCGGCAAGCCGTACGAGAAGCTGTTCAACGAGTTCGAAGGCTGGATGGACCCGAAGTCGGCGCACGGCTCCGGCGACGTGAAATACCACCTGGGTCAGACCGGCAAATACACCACGCCGGACGGCGAGCACTCGACCACGGTCAGCGTGGTGGCCAACCCGTCCCACCTGGAGGCCGTCGACCCGGTCCTGGAGGGCATCGTCCGGGCCAAGCAGGACCGCCTGGACCTGGGCCTGCACGGCTACACGGTGCTGCCGGTGCTGGTGCACGGCGACGCCGCGTTCGCCGGCCAGGGCGTGGTCGCCGAGACGCTGAACCTGTCCCAGCTGCGCGGTTACCGCACCGGTGGCACGGTCCACGTGATCGTGAACAACCAGGTCGGCTTCACCACCGCGCCGGAGTACAGCCGCTCCTCGATGTACTCGACCGACGTGGCCCGGATGATCCAGGCCCCGATCTTCCACGTCAACGGGGACGACCCGGAGGCCGTGGTCCGGGTGGCGAAACTGGCCTTCGAGTACCGGCAGGCGTTCAACAAGGACGTCGTGATCGACATGATCTGCTACCGCCGCCGCGGTCACAACGAGGGCGACGACCCGTCGATGACCAACCCGCGGATGTACCAGATCATCGACACCAAGCGCAGCGTGCGGAAGCTCTACACCGAGGAGCTGATCGGCCGCGGCGACATCACCGTGCAGGACGCCGAGGAGCAGCTGCGCGACTACCAGTCCCGGCTGGAGGAGGTCTTCAAGGCCACCCGGGACACGGTCAAGAACCCGCCGCGGCCGCACATCATCGCCGAGGAGCCGGAGCCCCAGGTGGAGACCAAGGTCGACGCCGACACGGTGCGCGCGGTCGGCCAGGCGCACATCGAGCTGCCGGACGGCTTCACCCCGCACAAGCGGGTGCAGCAGCTGCTCGACCGGCGCGCCAAGATGTCCAGCGACGGCGGGATCGACTGGGGCTTCGGCGAGCTGATCGCGTTCGGCTCGCTGCTCGCCCAGGGCGTCACCGTCCGGCTGGCCGGGCAGGACTCGCGCCGTGGCACGTTCACCTCGCGGCACGCCGCGATCGTGGACTCGAAGACCGGCAAGGACTTCCTGCCGATCAGCACCCTGGCCACCGGCAACGCCCGGTTCTTCGTGCACGACTCGCTGCTCTCCGAGTACGCGGCGATGGGCTTCGAGTACGGCTACTCGGTGGAGAACCCGGACGCGCTGGTCCTCTGGGAGGCCCAGTTCGGTGACTTCGTCAACGGCGCCCAGTCGATCGTCGACGAGTTCCTCTCCTCCGGCGAGGTGAAGTGGGGCCAGCAGTCGTCGCTGGTGCTGCTGCTGCCGCACGGCATGGAGGGCCAGGGCCCGGACCACTCGTCCGGCCGCCCGGAGCGGTTCCTGCAGCTCTGCGCGCAGGACAACATGCGGGTGGCGAACCCGACCACCCCGGCGAACTACTTCCACCTGCTGCGCCGCCAGGCCCTGTCCAGCAAGCGCAAGCCGCTGGTGGTCTTCTCGCCGAAATCGCTGCTCCGGCACAAGCTCGCGGTGTCCGGGGTCAGCGACTTCACCCAGGGCGGCTTCCAGCCGGTGCTGGGCGACGCCGGGATCAACGGCCAGCCGCTGGACGCCGGCTCGGTGAAGCGGGTGCTGCTCTGCTCCGGCAAGGTCTACTACGACCTGTTCCAGGCCCGGGCCGACCGCGGCATCACCGACACCGCGATCATCCGGATGGAGCAGATCTACCCGCTGCCCGTCGACGAGCTCAAGGCGATCCTGGCGCAGTACCCGAACGCCGAGGACTTCGCCTGGGTCCAGGAGGAGCCGGCCAACCAGGGCGCCTGGTCGTTCGTCGCGCTCAACCTGCTGGAGCACCTGGAGGGGGTCCGGCTGCGGCGGATCTCCCGCCCGGCGGCGGCCGCTCCGGCGGTCGGCTCGGCCAAGATGCACGAGGCCGAGCAGCAGGCGCTGATCGAGGCGTCGCTGCCGCGCCCCTGA
- a CDS encoding GNAT family N-acetyltransferase, whose product MAVLMTAATPTGTSGYTLLIADQAGQVEAAQRLRHDIFAGELGATLPTATDGRDVDEFDACCDHLIVRDDATGDVVGTYRMLPPRAAELAGRRYADTEFDLSALRPLRDQLVEIGRSCVHPDHRSGAVMNLMWSGIARYLHLNNLRWLGGCASVPLADGGGTAAGVRERINARHLAPPALRVRPRTPWTPPAGLAPDPKVAVPPLLKGYLRLGSWICGEPAYDPDFDCVDFYVLFSMDRLDPRYRRHFLGATR is encoded by the coding sequence ATGGCAGTTCTGATGACCGCCGCCACACCCACCGGGACCAGCGGCTACACCCTGCTCATCGCGGACCAGGCCGGTCAGGTCGAGGCCGCACAGCGGCTCCGGCACGACATCTTCGCCGGCGAGCTCGGAGCGACCCTCCCGACCGCCACCGACGGCCGGGACGTGGACGAGTTCGACGCCTGCTGCGACCACCTCATCGTGCGCGACGACGCGACCGGGGACGTGGTCGGCACCTACCGGATGCTCCCGCCGCGCGCCGCCGAACTGGCCGGCCGGCGGTACGCCGACACCGAGTTCGACCTGAGCGCCCTGCGCCCGCTGCGCGACCAGCTGGTGGAGATCGGCCGCTCCTGCGTGCACCCGGACCACCGGTCCGGCGCGGTGATGAACCTGATGTGGAGCGGCATCGCCCGCTACCTGCACCTGAACAACCTGCGCTGGCTCGGCGGCTGCGCCTCGGTGCCGCTGGCCGACGGCGGCGGCACCGCGGCCGGCGTCCGGGAGCGGATCAACGCCCGGCACCTGGCCCCGCCCGCGCTGCGGGTCCGCCCGCGCACCCCGTGGACGCCGCCGGCCGGCCTGGCGCCGGACCCGAAGGTGGCGGTGCCCCCGCTGCTCAAGGGCTACCTGCGGCTGGGCAGCTGGATCTGCGGCGAGCCGGCCTACGACCCGGACTTCGACTGCGTGGACTTCTACGTGCTGTTCTCGATGGACCGGCTGGACCCGCGCTACCGCCGGCACTTCCTGGGGGCGACCCGATGA
- a CDS encoding lysophospholipid acyltransferase family protein, with protein MSSTLWQPASGCGDRCRPGAGPRATGATAGLRVAGVFLVLLTGLLPAMLGGVLLRALARALLGVLGVRLVARGPAPRPGSLLVANHISWMDILALVAVTPTHLVAKHDVRAWPAVGELAGRIGTIFVDRTRPRALPATVGEVAAALRGGRSVAVFPEGTTYCGAERGAFRPAFFQAAIDAGAPVVPTSISYDTAEASFIGEDTLLHSIRRIARVRRTTITVITAPALRPMPGADRRALARAAQRSMAGHGYRLAA; from the coding sequence ATGAGCAGCACGCTCTGGCAGCCGGCCTCCGGGTGCGGCGACCGGTGCCGGCCGGGCGCCGGGCCGCGCGCCACCGGAGCGACGGCCGGCCTGCGGGTGGCCGGGGTGTTCCTGGTCCTGCTGACCGGCCTGCTGCCGGCGATGCTGGGCGGCGTCCTGCTGCGCGCCCTGGCCCGGGCCCTGCTCGGGGTGCTCGGGGTGCGGCTGGTGGCGCGCGGCCCGGCGCCCCGCCCGGGCAGCCTGCTGGTCGCCAACCACATCTCCTGGATGGACATCCTGGCGCTGGTCGCGGTCACCCCCACCCACCTGGTGGCCAAGCACGACGTGCGGGCCTGGCCGGCGGTCGGCGAGCTGGCCGGCCGGATCGGCACGATCTTCGTCGACCGCACCCGGCCCCGGGCGCTGCCGGCGACGGTCGGCGAGGTGGCGGCCGCGCTGCGCGGCGGCCGGTCGGTCGCGGTCTTCCCGGAGGGCACCACCTACTGCGGCGCCGAGCGGGGCGCCTTCCGCCCGGCGTTCTTCCAGGCGGCGATCGACGCCGGCGCCCCGGTGGTGCCCACCTCGATCTCCTACGACACCGCCGAGGCGTCGTTCATCGGCGAGGACACGCTGCTCCACTCGATCCGCCGGATCGCCCGGGTGCGCCGGACCACGATCACCGTGATCACCGCGCCGGCCCTGCGGCCGATGCCCGGCGCCGACCGGCGAGCCCTGGCCCGGGCCGCGCAGCGCAGCATGGCCGGGCACGGCTACCGATTGGCGGCGTGA
- a CDS encoding DUF6104 family protein, translating into MYFTDRGIEELVQRRGEETVTLEWLGEQLRTFVDMHPEFETPIERLATWLARDDEDDD; encoded by the coding sequence ATGTACTTCACCGATCGGGGCATCGAGGAGCTGGTCCAGCGGCGCGGCGAGGAGACCGTCACCCTGGAGTGGCTCGGCGAGCAGCTGCGCACCTTCGTCGACATGCACCCGGAGTTCGAGACGCCGATCGAGCGCCTCGCCACCTGGCTCGCCCGCGACGACGAGGACGACGACTGA